From a single Chiloscyllium punctatum isolate Juve2018m chromosome 29, sChiPun1.3, whole genome shotgun sequence genomic region:
- the LOC140454374 gene encoding homeobox protein SIX2-like, whose product MATRSTLGFTEEQVVCVCEVLQQGGCIERLSHFLWSLPPTSGHLERNESVLIAKAIVAFHQGNYRELYQILESSQFPAQSHMKLQQLWLSAHYSEAEKRRGRPLGAVGKYRVRRKFPLPRTIWDGEETSYCFKEKSRGILREWYLHNPYPSPRDKRELAGATGLTATQVSNWFKNRRQRDRVADSKDRGNDENSNPLRKQPLPGTKLLLSSSDSEEFSLGPETLGALPTGGLPLHPIVPPGTPPDLQHPDLLHPSCLIDDPILRPLTASLVGLGS is encoded by the exons ATGGCGACGCGGAGCACCCTAGGGTTCACTGAGGagcaggttgtgtgtgtgtgtgaggtgctCCAACAGGGGGGCTGCATTGAGAGGCTGAGTCATTTCCTGTGGTCACTGCCCCCCACCTCTGGCCATCTCGAGCGGAATGAGAGTGTGCTCATCGCCAAGGCCATAGTGGCCTTCCATCAGGGGAACTACAGAGAGCTCTACCAGATCCTGGAGAGCTCCCAGTTCCCAGCACAGAGCCACATGAAACTGCAGCAACTCTGGCTCAGCGCACACTACAGTGAggccgagaaacggaggggcagacCCCTGGGGGCTGTGGGCAAATACAGGGTCCGCAGGAAATTCCCCCTCCCCCGCACCATCTGGGACGGAGAAGAGACCAGCTACTGTTTCAAG GAGAAATCCCGGGGTATTTTACGGGAATGGTACCTGCACAATCCGTACCCCTCCCCCCGGGACAAGAGGGAATTAGCCGGAGCCACTGGACTGACCGCGACCCAGGTCAGCAACTGGTTCAAGAACAGAaggcagagggacagagtggcCGACTCCAAAGACAG GGGAAACGATGAGAACTCCAATCCCCTACGCAAACAGCCCCTCCCGGGAACCAAGCTCCTGCTCAGCAGCTCTGACTCCGAGGAATTCTCTCTTGGGCCTGAGACTCTGGGAGCTCTCCCCACTGGAGGCTTGCCCTTACACCCCATCGTCCCACCAGGCACCCCCCCAGACCTTCAGCACCCAGACCTGCTGCACCCCTCCTGCCTGATTGATGATCCCATCCTCAGACCTCTGACAGCCAGCCTGGTGGGTCTGGGGTCCTGA